The DNA sequence CGGCGTACCCGGGCGGCGTCGGCGACCACGTCGTGACCGCCGACGGTGGCCCGTCCCTCGTCGGGGCGCAGCAGCGTGGCGAGGATGCGTACCGCCGTGGTCTTGCCGGCGCCGTTCGGCCCCAGCACCCCCAGCACGGTCCCCCGTCGTGCGGCGAGGTCGATCCCGGCCAGCGCGGTCGTCGAACCGAACCGCTTGACCAGGCCCTCCGCCTCGAATGCGTAGCTCATGGCACCGACCATGGCCGGTGCCGCTGGCAGCGCGCGCACACGACGCTGACACGGGTACGCACACCGCCCGCCGTCGTGACGCTCGACGCCGCCGAGCACCTGGACCGGTGACCGGCCGACCGGATGGCCGGTGGACAGGTGCGCCGCCCGGCCCGAGTGGGCATACTCGCCGGATGTCCGATCAGCCCTCGCGTCCGGCGGCGGCGTCGCCGATGCTGGCCGCGCTGCGCGACGGCACCCGTGACCACCACGCCGCCGTGGAACGCCGGCTGGGCCTGCCCGACCGGATCCGCGCCCGAGGTGATCTCGCCGTCGCGCTGGCCGCGCTGCTCGCCGCCTGGTCACCGCTGGAGCGGGACCTCGCCGCCGCGGACTGGTCCGGGCTGCCGCTCGATCGCCGGCTGGGCGAGGCCGCCGCGTTGCTCCGGGCCGACCTGGCCGCCCTCGGCGTCGCCGTGGACCGGCCGGCCGCCGGGTCGGGTCTGGACTTCGGCACCACCGCCCGGGCCGTCGGCGGCCGGTACGTCCTGCTGGGCAGCGCGCTGGGTGGCCGGGTCATCGCGCCGGAGGTGGAGCGCCGGCTGGGCCTGCGCGAGGGGGAGGCGACCCGGTTCTTCCGCCGCAGCGGGGGCGCGCCGGGGCGCGACTGGCGGGACTTCCGCCGCGCGCTGGCCGGGCGGGAGTGGTCGGTCGCGGAGCGGCACGACGCCGCCGGGGCCGCACGGTCGACGTTCGACTTCGTCGGCGGGGCCGCGGCGGTCCGGCCGTCCGGGGCCTGAGTCTCAGGGGCGGTCCAGGCGTTCGGCGTACGCGTCGCGCAGCGCCGCCCAACCGAAGTCCTTCGCCTCCGCGCCGCGGATCGGGCCGGTCGATCTGGTGCCGCAACGTGAGCGTGGTGCCGGCGGTGGTCGGGGTCAGCTCCCAGCGCAGCAGGTGACCAGGCTGGCCTCGCGGAGCACCCGGAGGTGCTTGGAGACGGTCGGCTGGCTCATGCCCAGCGCGTCCACCAGGTCGCCGACGCTGCTCTCCGCCCGGCGCAGCCGGTCGAGGGTTATATGTCGCTGAAGGCATAGAGGCTGTCCCTATGCTCGGGGCATGGAACTGCGGATCTTCACCGAACCCCAGCAGGGGGCCAGCTACGACCAGTTGCTCGCCGTGGCGCGCCGCGCGGAGGAGACCGGCTTCGCCGCGTTCTTCCGCTCCGACCACTACCTGAAGATGGGCTCGGTGAGCGGCGATCCCGGTCCGACCGACGCCTGGACCACGCTCGCCGGCCTGGCCCGGGACACCACCCGGATCCGGCTCGGCACGCTGATGAGCGCCGCCACGTTCCGGCTGCCCGGCCCGCTCGCCATCACCGTGGCGCAGGTCGACCAGATGAGCGGCGGCCGGGTCGAGCTGGGCATCGGCGCCGGCTGGTACGCCGAGGAGCACGCCGCGTACGGCATCCCGTTCCCGCCGCTGGGCGAGCGGTTCGACCGGCTGGAGGAACAGCTCGCCGTCATCACCGGACTCTGGTCCACCCCGGCCGGTGCCACGTTCGACTTCCCCGGCACGTACTACCCGGTCACCGACTCGCCGGCGCTGCCCAAGCCGGTGCAGCGGCCCCGGCCGCCGGTCCTGCTCGGCGGGCGGGGCCCGAAGCGCACGCCCGGCCTGGCCGCCCGGTACGCCGACGAGTTCAACATGCCGTTCGCCTCGGTCGACGACACGACGGACCAGTTCCGGCGGGTGCGGGACGCCTGCGCCGAGATCGACCGGGACCCGGCCACGATGACCTGGTCCAACGCGCTGGTGCTCTGCTGCGGCCGGGACGACGCCGAGGTGGCCCGGCGTGCCGGGGCGATCGGCCGGGAGCCCGCCGAGCTGCGCGCGAACGGCGCCGCGGGCACGCCCGCCGAGGTGGTCGACACGCTCGGCCGGTACGCCGAGGCGGGCAGCACCCGGATCTACCTCCAGGTGCTCGACCTGGCCGACCTGGACCACCTGGAACTGGTCGCCGCCGAGGTGATGCCGCAGCTCTGAGCACGCACCCACCCGCCGCCCCGCCGCCCCGCCGGTCCGCCGGTGCTCGGCGGGGTCGAGCCGTGCTCCCGGTCGTCGGCCGCCGACGAAGAAGGTAGCTGTCGAACGCGTTATGCCTCCTGGTCATAATTATGACCAGGAGGCATAACGGTCTCAGCGAGACTGTCACCGACGGCTACTACGGACAGTGACGGTGGAGCGTGGCGGAGGTCAGCCCGCCGTCGCGCGCCGTACCGTGTCGAGCCGGCCGTCGCGGTCGCTGTCCAGGTACGTCAGGTCCGGGACGCCGTCGCCGTCCAGGTCGACCTGCACCATGTCGGCCACGCCGTCGCCGTCCAGGTCGGTGACCACCTCGACGGAGCCGTCCAGGTGCCGGGTCACGATCGACCGGCCCTCGCGTGGCGGCGGCCCCGGCCGGGGCACCGGGTCCGGCTCGGGTTCCGGCGTCGGCACCGGCCCGGTCAGGTCGGGGCCGGCCCCGGTCAGGTCGGGGCCGACGCCGGTCGGGTCGATCTCCTCCTCCGACGGATACACGTCGCCGCGGAGACTCGGGTCGCGGTAGCTGCTCATCCGCCCAGGATTCCCGCTGCGACCCCGGAGCAACCCTGCCCGCGCCGGATGGCGGATGATGCAGCGCATGACCGACACCAACTGGGCCGGCAACGTCCGCTGGTCGGCCCGGGCCCGGCAGCGGCCGACCTCCCTGGACGAGCTGCGCCGGCTGGTCGCCGGGGCGGACCGGATCCGGGCGGTCGGCACCGGCCACTCGTTCAACCGGCTCGGCGACACCACCGGCACCCGGCTCGCGCTCGGCGGCATGCCGCCCACCGTCGCGCTCGACCCCGACCGCGGCACCGTCACGGTCGCCGCCGGCCTGCGCTACGGCGACCTGGCCACCGCGCTGCACGCCCAGGGGTACGCGCTGGCCAACCTCGCCTCGCTGCCGCACATCTCGGTGGCCGGCTCGGTCGCCACCGCCACCCACGGCTCCGGCGTCGCCAACCGCAACCTGGCCGCCGCCGTCGCCGCGCTGGAACTCGTCACCGCCGACGGTGACCTGCTCACCGTCGACCGGACCGACAGCCGGTTCGCCGGGCTGGTGGTCAACCTCGGCGCGCTGGGCGTGGTCACCCGGCTCACGCTCGACGTGGTCCCCACGTTCACGGTCCGGCAGTACGTCCGGCTCGGCCTGCCCCGCGCCGCGCTCGACGAGGCGCTCGACGCCGCGTACAGCGTCAGCGTGTTCACCGGCTGGCGGTCGGCGCGCTTCGACCAGGTGTGGATCAAGCAGTACGCCGACCAGGCGCCGCCGCCGGCCGACTGGCTGGACACCGTGGCGGCCGAGACACCGCAGCACCCGGTGCCCGGCATGTCACCCGAGCACTGCACCGCCCAGTTCGGCGAGCCCGGCCCGTGGCACGAACGGCTGCCGCACTTCCGGCTCGGCTTCACCCCGAGCAGCGGCGACGAATTGCAGTCCGAGTGGCACGTGGCCCGCGCCGACGCGGCGGCGGCGCTCGCCGCGCTCGAACCGGTCGCCGAGCGGATCGCCGCCGTGCTCCAGGTCTGCGAGCTGCGTACGGTGGCCGCCGACGAGCTGTGGCTCAGCCCGAACCACCGGCGCGACAC is a window from the Micromonospora sp. DSM 45708 genome containing:
- a CDS encoding LLM class F420-dependent oxidoreductase, whose product is MELRIFTEPQQGASYDQLLAVARRAEETGFAAFFRSDHYLKMGSVSGDPGPTDAWTTLAGLARDTTRIRLGTLMSAATFRLPGPLAITVAQVDQMSGGRVELGIGAGWYAEEHAAYGIPFPPLGERFDRLEEQLAVITGLWSTPAGATFDFPGTYYPVTDSPALPKPVQRPRPPVLLGGRGPKRTPGLAARYADEFNMPFASVDDTTDQFRRVRDACAEIDRDPATMTWSNALVLCCGRDDAEVARRAGAIGREPAELRANGAAGTPAEVVDTLGRYAEAGSTRIYLQVLDLADLDHLELVAAEVMPQL
- a CDS encoding biliverdin-producing heme oxygenase gives rise to the protein MSDQPSRPAAASPMLAALRDGTRDHHAAVERRLGLPDRIRARGDLAVALAALLAAWSPLERDLAAADWSGLPLDRRLGEAAALLRADLAALGVAVDRPAAGSGLDFGTTARAVGGRYVLLGSALGGRVIAPEVERRLGLREGEATRFFRRSGGAPGRDWRDFRRALAGREWSVAERHDAAGAARSTFDFVGGAAAVRPSGA
- a CDS encoding FAD-binding protein, with translation MTDTNWAGNVRWSARARQRPTSLDELRRLVAGADRIRAVGTGHSFNRLGDTTGTRLALGGMPPTVALDPDRGTVTVAAGLRYGDLATALHAQGYALANLASLPHISVAGSVATATHGSGVANRNLAAAVAALELVTADGDLLTVDRTDSRFAGLVVNLGALGVVTRLTLDVVPTFTVRQYVRLGLPRAALDEALDAAYSVSVFTGWRSARFDQVWIKQYADQAPPPADWLDTVAAETPQHPVPGMSPEHCTAQFGEPGPWHERLPHFRLGFTPSSGDELQSEWHVARADAAAALAALEPVAERIAAVLQVCELRTVAADELWLSPNHRRDTLALHFTWIGDPVAVAPVLAEVEQRLAPFAPRPHWGKLFDRDPAAAYPRHADFAALLREFDPGGKFRTAELDRYFPRD